One genomic window of Streptomyces sp. NBC_01276 includes the following:
- a CDS encoding thioredoxin domain-containing protein: MSEKNDGANRDATTKRSARERLQQERERQKTRDKRRRTLIVSAAVVGVLGLAAVVGLIAANTGSGDKSAKAGPVAAPSGATGKDALAIQTGPAGAKSQLTVWEDFRCPACKAFETNYRDTIHDLESRGLLKVEYHLVTLIDGNMGGSGSLKGANAAACAQDAGKFAAYHDLLFQNQPEETDDAYGKNARLLELAGKVDGLDTAAFRSCVEDGTHNSWVGKSHGAFAAGKFRGTPTVLLDGKDIFADQADPLTPQKLKAKVEAAAGVPKGKPSGSASPSAAASPSASASGRASGSGGSKSLSKGAAGAAQE, encoded by the coding sequence GTGAGCGAGAAGAACGACGGTGCGAACCGCGATGCGACGACGAAACGATCGGCCCGGGAGCGACTCCAGCAGGAGCGCGAGCGGCAGAAGACCCGGGACAAGCGCCGGCGGACCCTCATCGTCTCGGCGGCGGTGGTCGGCGTCCTCGGCCTGGCGGCCGTGGTCGGCCTGATCGCCGCCAACACCGGGTCCGGGGACAAGTCCGCCAAGGCCGGTCCGGTGGCCGCGCCGTCGGGAGCCACCGGCAAGGACGCGCTCGCCATCCAGACCGGTCCGGCCGGGGCCAAGTCCCAGCTGACCGTCTGGGAGGACTTCCGCTGCCCCGCCTGCAAGGCCTTCGAGACCAACTACCGGGACACCATCCACGACCTGGAGTCCAGGGGGCTGCTCAAGGTCGAGTACCACCTCGTCACCCTGATCGACGGGAACATGGGCGGCAGCGGCTCGCTCAAGGGCGCCAACGCCGCCGCCTGCGCCCAGGACGCCGGAAAGTTCGCCGCCTACCACGACCTCCTCTTCCAGAACCAGCCGGAGGAGACCGACGACGCCTACGGCAAGAACGCCAGGCTGCTGGAGCTGGCCGGGAAGGTGGACGGCCTGGACACCGCCGCGTTCCGCTCCTGCGTGGAGGACGGCACGCACAACAGCTGGGTCGGCAAGTCGCACGGGGCCTTCGCGGCCGGCAAGTTCCGCGGCACCCCGACCGTCCTGCTCGACGGCAAGGACATCTTCGCCGACCAGGCCGATCCGCTCACCCCCCAGAAGCTGAAGGCGAAGGTCGAGGCCGCCGCCGGGGTCCCGAAGGGCAAGCCCTCCGGCTCGGCGTCTCCGTCGGCCGCCGCGTCCCCGTCGGCGTCGGCCTCGGGCAGGGCGTCCGGGTCGGGCGGCTCGAAGTCCCTGTCCAAGGGGGCAGCGGGGGCAGCCCAGGAGTGA
- the lgt gene encoding prolipoprotein diacylglyceryl transferase: MTLAYIPSPSTGVIHLGPIPLRGYAFCIIIGVFVAVWLGNKRWIARGGKPGTVADIAVWAVPFGLVGGRLYHVITDYQLYFGEGRDWVDAFKIWEGGLGIWGAIALGAVGAWIGCRLRGIPLPAWADALAPGIAIAQAFGRWGNWFNQELYGRATDLPWALKISEGPNRVAGTYHPTFLYESLWCLGVAALVIWADRRFKLGHGRAFALYVAAYCLGRGWIEYMRVDEAHHILGVRLNVWTAIVVFILAVVYFVLSAKLRPGREEVVEPETGAGASGGPAEAAALDAGAGGAKTGDAKTGDAKEPEGAVKADLRKPGTGTGAEAGAEAGAEADKS; this comes from the coding sequence ATGACCCTTGCCTATATCCCCAGTCCGTCGACCGGCGTGATCCATCTCGGACCGATCCCGCTCCGCGGCTACGCGTTCTGCATCATCATCGGCGTCTTCGTCGCCGTCTGGCTCGGCAACAAGCGGTGGATCGCGCGCGGCGGAAAGCCGGGCACGGTCGCGGACATCGCCGTGTGGGCGGTGCCGTTCGGCCTCGTCGGCGGCCGCCTCTACCACGTGATCACCGACTACCAGCTCTACTTCGGCGAAGGCCGCGACTGGGTCGACGCCTTCAAGATCTGGGAAGGCGGCCTGGGCATCTGGGGCGCGATCGCGCTCGGCGCGGTCGGAGCCTGGATCGGCTGCAGGCTGCGCGGCATCCCGCTGCCCGCCTGGGCCGACGCCCTGGCCCCCGGCATCGCCATCGCCCAGGCCTTCGGCCGCTGGGGCAACTGGTTCAACCAGGAGCTCTACGGGCGCGCCACCGACCTGCCGTGGGCGCTGAAGATCAGCGAAGGGCCCAACCGGGTCGCCGGCACCTACCACCCGACCTTCCTCTACGAATCGCTGTGGTGCCTCGGCGTCGCGGCGCTGGTGATCTGGGCCGACCGCCGCTTCAAGCTCGGGCACGGCCGGGCCTTCGCCCTGTACGTGGCCGCGTACTGCCTGGGCCGCGGCTGGATCGAGTACATGCGGGTCGACGAGGCGCACCACATCCTCGGGGTGCGGCTGAACGTCTGGACCGCGATCGTGGTCTTCATCCTCGCGGTGGTCTACTTCGTCCTCTCGGCGAAGCTGCGGCCGGGCCGCGAGGAGGTCGTGGAACCGGAGACCGGTGCGGGTGCCTCCGGCGGTCCCGCCGAGGCGGCGGCGCTCGACGCCGGGGCCGGTGGTGCCAAGACCGGCGACGCCAAGACCGGCGACGCCAAGGAGCCCGAGGGGGCCGTCAAGGCCGATCTGCGCAAGCCCGGCACCGGCACCGGGGCCGAGGCCGGGGCCGAGGCCGGGGCCGAGGCCGACAAGAGCTGA
- a CDS encoding CoA ester lyase has translation MILTWLYAPGDRPEVVAKALRCGADAVIVDLEDSVSASRKEYARAATAELLSERPPVPVHVRVNALGSPWAGADLTALVRLRGLAGLRLPKIDAPEQIGRVADRAGGVALYALLESALAVERAYEIARAHPSLHGLTLGEADLRADLGVTAEAGLDWPRSRVVVAARAAGLAPPAQSVFPDIRDLEALAASCARGRALGFLGRAAIHPRQLPVIEGAYLPRPEEVTAAEEIVTAARATPGALALPDGRFVDPAVVAAAHRTLTLSRRADAR, from the coding sequence GTGATCCTGACCTGGCTCTACGCCCCCGGGGACCGCCCCGAGGTGGTGGCCAAGGCCCTGCGGTGCGGGGCGGACGCCGTCATCGTCGACCTGGAGGACTCGGTATCGGCCTCCCGCAAGGAGTACGCCCGCGCGGCCACCGCCGAGCTGCTCAGCGAGCGGCCCCCGGTCCCCGTCCACGTCCGCGTCAACGCGCTCGGCTCCCCCTGGGCCGGCGCCGACCTCACCGCGCTGGTCCGGCTGCGCGGGCTCGCGGGACTGCGGCTGCCGAAGATCGACGCCCCCGAGCAGATCGGCCGGGTCGCCGACCGGGCGGGCGGGGTGGCCCTGTACGCGCTGCTGGAGTCCGCACTGGCCGTGGAGCGGGCCTACGAGATCGCCCGCGCACACCCGTCCCTGCACGGGCTGACCCTCGGCGAGGCCGATCTCCGGGCCGACCTGGGCGTCACCGCGGAGGCCGGGCTGGACTGGCCGCGCTCCCGGGTGGTGGTCGCCGCCCGCGCGGCCGGGCTGGCGCCGCCGGCCCAGTCGGTGTTCCCGGACATCCGGGACCTGGAGGCACTGGCCGCCTCCTGCGCGCGCGGCCGGGCGCTCGGGTTCCTCGGCCGGGCGGCGATCCACCCCCGCCAGCTCCCGGTGATCGAGGGGGCCTACCTCCCCCGGCCCGAGGAGGTCACCGCCGCCGAGGAGATCGTCACCGCCGCCCGGGCCACCCCGGGGGCCCTGGCCCTGCCCGACGGCCGCTTCGTGGACCCGGCCGTGGTGGCCGCGGCCCACCGCACCCTGACCCTCTCCCGCCGGGCGGACGCGCGCTGA
- a CDS encoding CaiB/BaiF CoA transferase family protein: MLDLATLFAGPLAATLLGDFGAEVVKVEHPDRPDPSRGHGPAKDGVGLWWKLLGRNKRTITLDLSTPGGRDTLLRLAATADVVVENFRPGTLEKWGLGWPELSAANPRLVLARVTAFGQRGPYAHRPGFGTLAEAMSGFAAITGEPDGPPTLPPFGLADSIAALTTAYAVMTALAGRDRTGRGQVVDLAIIEPILTVLGPHPLWYDQLGYVQPRTGNRSTNNAPRNTYCSADGRWLAVSTSAQSVAERVLRLVGRPELIAEPWFATGSGRAAHAHVLDEAVGGWIGRHKADDVVAAFEEAEAAVAPVYDVRDVMADPQFAALDTVTEVEDPELGPVRMQNVLFRLSATPGGIRWAGRPHGADTDAVLTELGLTGAEIAALRTERAL; encoded by the coding sequence GTGCTCGACCTCGCCACCCTCTTCGCCGGGCCGCTCGCCGCCACCCTGCTCGGGGACTTCGGTGCCGAGGTGGTCAAGGTCGAGCACCCCGACCGCCCCGACCCCTCCCGCGGCCACGGCCCCGCCAAGGACGGCGTCGGGCTGTGGTGGAAGCTGCTCGGGCGGAACAAGCGGACGATCACCCTCGACCTGTCCACCCCCGGCGGCCGGGACACCCTGCTGCGGCTGGCCGCCACCGCCGACGTGGTCGTCGAGAACTTCCGCCCCGGCACCCTGGAGAAGTGGGGTCTGGGCTGGCCGGAGCTGTCGGCCGCCAACCCGCGCCTGGTGCTGGCCCGCGTCACGGCGTTCGGCCAGCGGGGCCCGTACGCCCACCGGCCCGGCTTCGGCACCCTCGCCGAGGCCATGAGCGGCTTCGCCGCGATCACCGGCGAGCCGGACGGCCCGCCCACCCTGCCGCCCTTCGGCCTCGCCGACTCGATCGCCGCGCTCACCACCGCGTACGCCGTGATGACGGCGCTCGCGGGACGGGACCGCACCGGCCGCGGGCAGGTCGTGGACCTGGCGATCATCGAGCCGATCCTCACCGTGCTGGGCCCCCACCCGCTCTGGTACGACCAGCTCGGCTACGTCCAGCCGCGCACCGGAAACCGCTCCACCAACAACGCGCCCCGCAACACCTACTGCAGCGCGGACGGCCGCTGGCTGGCCGTCTCCACCTCGGCGCAGTCCGTCGCCGAGCGGGTGCTGCGGCTGGTCGGCCGGCCGGAGCTGATCGCGGAGCCCTGGTTCGCGACCGGCTCCGGGCGGGCCGCCCACGCGCACGTCCTCGACGAGGCGGTGGGCGGCTGGATCGGCCGCCACAAGGCCGACGACGTGGTCGCCGCCTTCGAGGAGGCCGAGGCTGCGGTGGCCCCGGTCTACGACGTCCGGGACGTGATGGCCGACCCGCAGTTCGCCGCACTGGACACGGTCACCGAGGTCGAGGACCCCGAGCTGGGCCCGGTCCGCATGCAGAACGTCCTCTTCCGGCTGTCCGCGACCCCCGGCGGGATCCGCTGGGCGGGCCGCCCGCACGGCGCCGACACCGATGCCGTCCTGACCGAGCTCGGCCTGACCGGGGCCGAGATCGCCGCCCTCCGAACGGAGCGTGCACTGTGA
- a CDS encoding ADP-ribosylglycohydrolase family protein: MDRDPTAEARHARLPGHHPRSPGARAAGVTAPPPDRGPGEAGPAAAGGPHQRNRTAERPAAPGPAPGLGAGPEPESGPGRGCGAGPEPESGPGRGCGAGGRSGLGPDPVLRRRLEAAWLGRAVGCVLGKPVEKLPLDGIRALARATGNWPLADWFTARGVPAELLAAHPWNRRSAATSLAENIDGVPEDDDLDHPLLGLLLLQRHGKAFATADLARLWLDELPAGRAFTAERVAYRNLLLGLEPPETATHHNPFREWIGALIRADVHGWTNPGDPSAAAEQAYRDATLTHTANGVYAALFTAATIAEAAGGRADVHTALRAGLAVVPPRSRLADAVRFGIRTARDEADFDRVVDRLHACYGHYHWVHALPNTALIAAALTHADGDFTHSVCRAVSGGWDTDSNGATAGSVAGILTGSPDRIPERWTAPLKNRLATTVAGFDGIGFDTLAHLTAQEAARS; this comes from the coding sequence CTGGACCGCGACCCCACTGCGGAGGCGCGCCACGCCCGCCTCCCGGGCCACCACCCCCGGAGCCCCGGTGCGCGGGCCGCCGGGGTCACCGCACCGCCCCCGGACCGGGGTCCGGGCGAGGCGGGGCCGGCGGCGGCAGGCGGACCGCACCAGCGGAACCGGACGGCCGAGCGGCCCGCCGCACCAGGACCGGCGCCCGGGCTGGGCGCCGGGCCGGAGCCGGAATCGGGGCCGGGGCGCGGGTGCGGCGCCGGGCCGGAGCCGGAATCGGGGCCGGGGCGCGGGTGCGGGGCCGGGGGCCGGTCGGGCCTCGGGCCCGATCCCGTGCTGCGCCGCAGGCTGGAGGCCGCCTGGCTCGGCCGGGCCGTCGGCTGCGTGCTCGGCAAGCCCGTCGAGAAGCTCCCCCTCGACGGCATCCGCGCCCTCGCCCGCGCCACCGGCAACTGGCCGCTGGCCGACTGGTTCACCGCCCGCGGCGTCCCCGCGGAGCTCCTCGCCGCCCACCCGTGGAACCGCCGCTCCGCCGCCACCTCCCTCGCCGAGAACATCGACGGCGTCCCCGAGGACGACGACCTCGACCACCCCCTCCTCGGCCTCCTCCTGCTCCAGCGGCACGGCAAGGCCTTCGCCACCGCCGACCTCGCCCGCCTCTGGCTGGACGAGCTCCCGGCCGGCCGCGCCTTCACCGCCGAACGCGTCGCCTACCGCAACCTCCTCCTCGGCCTGGAGCCCCCGGAGACCGCCACCCACCACAACCCCTTCCGCGAGTGGATCGGGGCCCTGATCCGCGCCGACGTGCACGGCTGGACCAACCCCGGCGACCCGTCCGCCGCCGCCGAACAGGCCTACCGGGACGCCACCCTCACCCATACCGCCAACGGCGTGTACGCCGCCCTCTTCACCGCCGCGACGATCGCCGAGGCCGCCGGCGGCCGGGCCGACGTGCACACCGCGCTCCGGGCCGGGCTGGCCGTCGTACCGCCCCGCTCGCGCCTCGCCGACGCCGTCCGCTTCGGGATCCGTACCGCCCGCGACGAGGCGGACTTCGACCGGGTCGTGGACCGGCTGCACGCCTGCTACGGCCACTACCACTGGGTGCACGCCCTCCCCAACACCGCCCTGATCGCCGCCGCCCTCACCCACGCCGACGGGGACTTCACCCACTCCGTGTGCCGGGCCGTCTCCGGCGGCTGGGACACCGACTCCAACGGCGCCACGGCCGGCTCGGTCGCGGGGATCCTGACGGGGTCCCCCGACCGCATCCCGGAGCGCTGGACGGCGCCCCTCAAGAACCGCCTCGCCACCACCGTCGCCGGATTCGACGGCATCGGCTTCGACACCCTCGCCCACCTCACCGCCCAGGAGGCAGCCCGATCATGA
- a CDS encoding ADP-ribosylglycohydrolase family protein: MTLTLEDRFTGALVGAAVGDALGGPVEGWSPDRIVERHGGRVHGIVGPWYEDWRTARPIAPYHKGDGHVTDDTLMTHALVRVYATVRDHLDAYAVADHLVPDLMTVPRWIPELEAEALPLQRVFLAEKWIVTRLHYAHADPREAGTGNIVNCGAAMYMAPVGLVNAGNPAAAYAEALDVAGAHQSSYGREAAGVFAAAVAAACAPGASAASVVETALALAKDGTRAAIAAVREVAARHRDFESALAPLREAVAPYDSVGPDYRAPSLGARRPSRLHSIEELPVALGMLLVADGAYEAAVLGAVNYGRDCDSTATMAGAIAGALGGAGAVPEGWAKRVAEASRLDLHGPAAELAAVAREVFARDRERRRAHETAFTAIASPR; encoded by the coding sequence ATGACGCTCACACTGGAGGACCGGTTCACCGGGGCCCTCGTCGGAGCCGCCGTCGGCGACGCGCTCGGCGGCCCCGTGGAGGGCTGGTCCCCCGACCGGATCGTGGAACGGCACGGCGGCCGCGTGCACGGCATCGTCGGCCCCTGGTACGAGGACTGGCGCACCGCCCGCCCCATCGCGCCGTACCACAAGGGCGACGGCCACGTCACCGACGACACCCTGATGACGCACGCGCTGGTCCGGGTGTACGCGACCGTCCGGGACCACCTGGACGCGTACGCGGTCGCCGACCACCTGGTCCCGGACCTGATGACGGTCCCCCGCTGGATCCCGGAACTGGAGGCGGAGGCCCTGCCCCTCCAGCGGGTGTTCCTCGCCGAGAAGTGGATCGTGACCCGGCTGCACTACGCGCACGCCGACCCCCGCGAGGCCGGCACCGGCAACATCGTCAACTGCGGTGCGGCGATGTACATGGCACCGGTCGGACTGGTCAACGCGGGCAACCCGGCCGCCGCGTACGCCGAGGCCCTCGACGTCGCCGGCGCGCACCAGTCCTCGTACGGGCGGGAGGCGGCGGGCGTCTTCGCGGCGGCGGTGGCGGCGGCCTGCGCACCGGGCGCGAGCGCCGCCTCGGTGGTGGAGACCGCCCTGGCCCTGGCGAAGGACGGCACCCGTGCCGCCATCGCCGCCGTGCGCGAAGTCGCCGCCCGGCACCGGGACTTCGAGTCGGCGCTGGCTCCGCTCCGGGAGGCAGTGGCCCCGTACGACTCGGTCGGCCCGGACTACCGCGCGCCCTCCCTCGGCGCCCGGCGGCCGTCCCGGCTGCACTCCATCGAAGAGCTCCCCGTCGCCCTCGGCATGCTGCTCGTAGCGGACGGCGCCTACGAGGCCGCCGTGCTCGGCGCCGTCAACTACGGCCGCGACTGCGACTCCACCGCCACCATGGCGGGCGCGATCGCGGGCGCGCTGGGCGGTGCGGGGGCCGTGCCCGAGGGGTGGGCCAAGCGGGTCGCCGAGGCCAGCCGCCTCGACCTGCACGGGCCGGCCGCGGAGCTGGCGGCGGTCGCCCGGGAGGTCTTCGCCCGCGACCGGGAGCGCCGCCGCGCCCACGAGACGGCCTTCACAGCCATCGCCTCCCCGCGGTGA
- a CDS encoding ADP-ribosylglycohydrolase family protein, with protein MTPNPTLPPPPPPTPTAAPTTAPTPGPAASPAPAPGPTEGPAQAAPPTPTPAQATAPAAGLAAAPAPGSRGVVEAGGVSVAPAGPAGPGSRHGVGGPPPAFVRVRLREAPATGPGGPPPVAGPGGARGASAPGGAPRPETRTPDGPPPARAPRRIEGLLLGLAAGDAAGWPAARHRASRMPEWTRRLTRELDTFAEQNATTTLPVPIALNQPPEPLRLGPSDDAEWAAFAAESVLTAAGVLLSDLSRSRRMRAAIDLAWNALASEIAAAAERAPEVESAVLPLRARISVRAGLGNLAAGLRPPATGHDNPHYFDDAACVRACVLAVVHPGDPRAAADLAEFDARYTQDGDGVHGARAMAAALATALAGADTDTAVDAALEQLPAATEIGRNARHAVELARADGGAGAFALVPLLEHQIVDHVYSYGIAAAETVPVALALATAARGRVAEAVPAAACLSRVADSAPALAGALTGALGGGDSLPAAWREACRTLSGCALPRLAGTDLVELAALLTRTELTSPKG; from the coding sequence ATGACCCCGAACCCCACCCTGCCCCCGCCGCCGCCGCCGACTCCGACGGCAGCTCCGACCACGGCCCCGACTCCGGGTCCGGCCGCGAGCCCGGCTCCGGCCCCAGGCCCGACCGAGGGCCCGGCCCAGGCGGCGCCCCCGACTCCGACTCCCGCCCAGGCCACGGCTCCGGCGGCAGGCCTGGCCGCGGCCCCGGCCCCCGGAAGCCGCGGAGTGGTGGAAGCCGGCGGGGTGTCCGTCGCCCCGGCGGGCCCGGCCGGGCCAGGGTCCCGGCACGGCGTCGGGGGTCCGCCCCCGGCGTTCGTGCGGGTCCGGCTCCGGGAGGCCCCCGCGACCGGGCCCGGGGGGCCGCCCCCGGTCGCGGGGCCGGGCGGGGCGCGGGGAGCCTCCGCGCCCGGCGGCGCCCCGCGCCCGGAGACCCGTACCCCGGACGGACCTCCACCGGCACGCGCGCCGCGACGGATCGAGGGGCTCCTCCTCGGTCTCGCCGCCGGAGACGCCGCCGGCTGGCCCGCCGCCCGCCACCGCGCCAGCCGCATGCCCGAGTGGACCCGCCGCCTCACCCGCGAGCTCGACACCTTCGCCGAGCAGAACGCCACCACCACCCTCCCCGTCCCCATCGCCCTCAACCAGCCCCCCGAGCCGCTCCGCCTCGGCCCCTCCGACGACGCCGAATGGGCCGCCTTCGCGGCCGAGTCCGTCCTCACCGCCGCCGGGGTGCTGCTCAGCGACCTCTCCCGGTCCCGCCGCATGCGCGCCGCCATCGACCTCGCCTGGAACGCCCTGGCCTCCGAAATCGCCGCGGCAGCGGAACGCGCCCCCGAGGTCGAGTCCGCCGTGCTCCCCCTGCGCGCCCGCATCTCCGTCCGCGCCGGCCTCGGCAACCTCGCCGCCGGCCTGCGCCCGCCCGCCACCGGCCACGACAACCCGCACTACTTCGACGACGCCGCCTGCGTCCGCGCCTGCGTGCTCGCCGTGGTCCACCCCGGCGACCCCCGGGCCGCCGCGGACCTCGCCGAGTTCGACGCCCGCTACACCCAGGACGGCGACGGCGTCCACGGGGCACGCGCCATGGCCGCCGCCCTCGCCACGGCCCTCGCGGGCGCGGACACCGACACCGCCGTCGACGCCGCCCTCGAACAGCTGCCCGCCGCCACCGAGATCGGCCGCAACGCCCGGCACGCCGTCGAACTCGCCCGCGCCGACGGCGGGGCCGGCGCGTTCGCCCTCGTCCCCCTCCTGGAACACCAGATCGTGGACCACGTCTACAGCTACGGCATCGCCGCCGCCGAGACCGTCCCCGTCGCCCTCGCCCTCGCCACCGCCGCCCGCGGCCGCGTCGCCGAAGCCGTCCCGGCCGCCGCCTGCCTCTCCCGCGTCGCGGACTCCGCCCCGGCCCTCGCGGGCGCCCTCACCGGAGCCCTCGGCGGCGGCGACTCCCTCCCCGCGGCCTGGCGCGAGGCCTGCCGCACCCTCTCCGGCTGCGCCCTGCCCCGCCTCGCCGGCACCGACCTCGTGGAACTGGCCGCCCTGCTCACCCGTACGGAACTCACCTCACCCAAGGGATGA
- a CDS encoding ADP-ribosylglycohydrolase family protein: MELIASLPQAHPQVVLERARGALLGLAVGDALGAPAENMKPSEIRAKWGRIEGFVSDDPAGTDDTEYAIFSGLLLARHGSALTVAHVERAWHHWIADLDEGPFRGAGFSERGTLENLRRGLAAPISAQHRHAWSDGLAMRAAPFGVFAAGRPAEAARLVAIDGSVSHDGEGIYGGQAVAAGVAAAMAGGSPASVVSAALSVIPSDSWTARSLRRAVTAAPRGERAVRSAVVIGGYPWTDLAPEAVGLAFGAFAACAGDFSASVLTAVNMGRDADTTAAVAGSLAGALSGAAAIPAAWASAIGPVRGSCLPSMRGYHVLDIADLLTPETEPPR, translated from the coding sequence ATGGAGCTGATCGCATCCCTTCCGCAGGCCCATCCGCAGGTCGTCCTCGAACGGGCCAGGGGCGCTCTTCTCGGCCTCGCGGTGGGCGATGCGCTGGGCGCCCCCGCGGAGAACATGAAGCCGTCGGAGATCCGGGCGAAGTGGGGCCGCATCGAGGGCTTCGTCTCGGACGACCCGGCGGGCACGGACGACACGGAGTACGCCATCTTCTCGGGCCTGCTGCTGGCCCGGCACGGCTCGGCGCTCACCGTCGCCCACGTCGAACGGGCCTGGCACCACTGGATCGCGGACCTGGACGAGGGCCCCTTCCGCGGGGCCGGCTTCTCGGAGCGCGGCACCCTGGAGAACCTCCGGCGGGGCCTGGCGGCGCCCATCTCGGCGCAGCACCGCCACGCCTGGAGCGACGGCCTCGCCATGCGGGCGGCCCCGTTCGGGGTGTTCGCGGCGGGCCGCCCGGCGGAGGCCGCCCGGCTCGTCGCCATCGACGGCTCGGTCAGCCACGACGGCGAGGGCATCTACGGGGGCCAGGCCGTGGCCGCCGGGGTCGCGGCGGCGATGGCGGGCGGCTCCCCCGCCTCCGTGGTCTCGGCGGCCCTGTCGGTCATCCCGTCCGACTCCTGGACGGCCCGCTCCCTGCGGCGCGCCGTCACCGCCGCCCCGCGCGGGGAGCGGGCGGTGCGGTCGGCGGTGGTCATCGGGGGCTACCCGTGGACGGACCTCGCCCCGGAGGCGGTGGGCCTGGCGTTCGGGGCCTTCGCCGCCTGCGCGGGCGACTTCTCCGCCTCCGTCCTGACCGCCGTCAACATGGGCCGGGACGCCGACACCACCGCCGCCGTGGCGGGTTCCCTGGCCGGGGCCCTGTCCGGCGCCGCCGCGATCCCCGCCGCCTGGGCATCGGCCATCGGCCCGGTCCGGGGCAGCTGCCTCCCCTCGATGCGGGGCTACCACGTCCTGGACATCGCGGACCTCCTCACCCCGGAAACCGAGCCGCCCCGATGA
- a CDS encoding VIT1/CCC1 transporter family protein — protein MSIIDIEAPLHTAHRDNHTHRDVNGGWLRPAVFGAMDGLVSNLALMTGVAGGAVAPQTIVITGLAGLAAGAFSMAAGEYTSVASQRELVLAELDVERQQLRKHPVDEMEELAELYVSRGVEPALAREVAMQLSRDPEQALEIHAREELGIDPDDLPSPLVAAVSSFGSFALGALLPLLPYLLGATALWPAVLLALIGLFACGAVVARVTARSWWYSGARQLLLGGAAAGVTYILGTWIGGVVG, from the coding sequence ATGTCCATCATCGACATCGAAGCGCCGCTGCACACCGCCCACCGCGACAACCACACCCACCGCGACGTCAACGGCGGATGGCTGCGGCCCGCCGTGTTCGGCGCCATGGACGGCCTCGTCTCCAACCTCGCGCTGATGACCGGTGTGGCCGGCGGTGCCGTCGCCCCGCAGACGATCGTCATCACCGGCCTGGCGGGCCTCGCGGCCGGCGCCTTCTCGATGGCGGCCGGGGAGTACACCTCCGTCGCCTCGCAGCGCGAACTGGTCCTCGCCGAGCTGGACGTGGAGCGCCAGCAGCTGCGCAAGCACCCCGTCGACGAGATGGAGGAGCTCGCCGAGCTCTACGTCTCGCGGGGCGTCGAGCCCGCCCTCGCCCGCGAGGTCGCCATGCAGCTCTCCCGCGACCCGGAGCAGGCGCTGGAGATCCACGCCCGCGAGGAACTCGGGATAGACCCGGACGACCTGCCCTCGCCGCTCGTCGCCGCCGTCTCGTCCTTCGGGTCCTTCGCGCTGGGCGCGCTGCTGCCCCTGCTGCCCTACCTGCTCGGGGCGACCGCCCTGTGGCCGGCCGTGCTGCTCGCGCTCATCGGGCTCTTCGCCTGCGGCGCGGTCGTCGCACGGGTCACCGCCCGGTCCTGGTGGTACAGCGGCGCCCGTCAGCTGCTCCTGGGTGGTGCGGCCGCCGGTGTGACGTACATCCTGGGAACCTGGATCGGTGGCGTCGTAGGCTAA